The genome window TACGACCTCACGACCATCACCTACGCCCTGTGGTCGATCGGCGCGGTCCCCACGCTGATCGAGCCTCGCGCCGAAGTGGGCCGCTGTCTGCGGGAGATCGCCCCGGACCTCTTCATCGGCGAACCCCTTGCACACCTGGGACGCCGTGTTCTGGGCTGGGGCCGCGGCCACGTCCGTCTGCCCCTGGTAACTGGCCCTTCCTTCCCCGGACAGCGCCTCGCCCTCGGCCGGCGGCTGGCGGTCCACACACCGGACGCCGACGGACCACCCTGGCAGCAGGAGGAGCCGACCGACGATGACCTCGCCATGATCGCCTTCACTTCCGGATCCACCGGAAGACCCAAAGGCGCGGAATACCGCTACGCCACCCTGGCTGGACAGCTCGAAGCCCTGGCCACGCTGCTAGCCCCCCGGCCCGGTGACGTACTCCTCGCAGGGTTCCTGCCACTGGTGCTGTTCGGACCGCTCCTGGGCCTGACCACTGTCACCCCGGCCGTGAACCACCTGGCGCCGGCCCGCACACCCCCACAGGGACTGATCGACCCCATCCTCCGGCACCAGGTCACCACCATCGCCGCCTCGCCCGCCGTCCTCACCCTGATCGCCGGGCACTGCGCCCGCCACGACGTGCGCCTGCCCTCCGCCCGCCAGGCCCTGTCCTTCGGTGCCCCCCTGCGCCCCCGACTCGCCGACGCGCTCCGCAGGGCCCTGCCTCACGACACGAAGCTCCGCAGCGTCTACGGCGCCACCGAATGCCTGCCCGTCTCAGCCATCACCGACCACGACCTGCGCACCGCGGCCATCCAGCCGCCCCCCGGGCACACCGGCACCTGCCTGGGCCACCCCCTGCCCGGCATGCAGCCCCAGATCCTGGACGCCGACGCCACCGGGCTCGGCGAAATCGCCGTCTCCGGCCCCACCGTGAGCCCCGCCTACCACGGCCGCCCCGACGCCGACGCCACAGCCAAGATCACCACCAGCCGTGGTGTGCTGCACCGCACCGGTGACATGGGCAGACTGGACGACCAGGGACAGCTCTGGTTCCTCGGCCGCAAAGCCCACCTCGTGACCGGCTCCGGCTTCACCCTGACCACCGAGGACATCGAGACCCTGGCCGACACCACCCCCGGCGTCCGGCGCACCGCCCTGGTCGGTCTCGGTCCGGCCGGAAGCCAGGAACCCGTCCTGTGCGTGGAGTCCCTACCCTCTGCTCCCCGCGCCACCGCTCTGGACGCCGTACGCACAGCTCTGCGCAGCCATCCGGAAGGCCACCGGATCGGTGCTCTGCTGCTCCATCCCGGTTTTCCCACCGATCCCCGGCACAACTCCAAGATCGACCGTCCCCGCCTGGCCGCCTGGGCCGCCAAGCGCCTGCGCAGGAGGACCCGGTGAAGGTCCTGGTCACCGGTGGCAGCGGTTTCCTCGGGTTGGAGATCTGCCGGCAGCTGATCGCGCGCGGCTCACAGACGGTGTCCATCAGCCGCCGGCCGAGCGCCGAACTCGCAAACCTCGGCGTGCGCCAGTACCAGGTCGACATCACTGACACCGCCGATCTCGCACTGCTCTCGCGCGCGGCGGCCGGCTGCGAGGCCGTGGTCCACAGCGCGGCGCTCGCGGGTGCGAGCGGCCCGCTGCGCCCGTACTGGCGAGCCAATGTCACCGGGACGCTGAACGTGATCGCCGCCTGCCGCGTGCAAAGCGTTCCCGCGCTGGTCCACACGTCGACGGCCAGCGTCGTCTTCCGACCCGGCGGCTTGGAAGGCGTCAACGAGGACTTGCCCTACCCTCGCCGCCACCTGGCCGCCTACACCCGCACCAAAGCCGAGGCCGAGGCGCTCGTCCTGGCCGCCCACAGCCCCAAACTGGCCACCCTCGCGCTGCGCCCGCACATCATCTGGGGCCCCGGGGACCCGCACTTCGCCCCCGCCCTCGCCCGCGCCGTCCGCGCCGGGCACCTGCTGATGCCCGGCGAGGGCAACAACCTGATCGACACCACCCACGTCCGCACCGCCGCCCATGCCCACCTCCTCGCCCTGGACGCCCTCCAGCAGCCCCGCCAAGCGGGCGGCCGCGTCTACTTCATCGGCCAGGACGACCCGCGCCCCCTGCGCGAGATCACCCTGCGCCTCCTGCAGGCAGCCGGCATCAACGCCCGCTGGCGCACCGTGCCGCCGCGCCTGGCAACAGCTACCGCAACCGTCGGCGAGGCGTACCTGCGCCTGACCCGCAGTCGTCGCACCCACGCCCTGAGCCGGCTCTTGGTCGCCGAAATGCTGCACCCTCACCATTTCGACCTCACCGCGGCCCGCCGCGACCTGCGGTTCGAGCCGCCGATCGGGTTCGACGACGGTCTGGACGAGCTGACCCGAACCGCACCGCCCGCCCTGGACAACAGCAAGGAATCACCGTGTCGGAAACCTACGACGCCATCCGTTCCCTCCTGACCACCGCCTTCCGCGTACCGGAGAACGAGATCCACCCCCAGGCGACCCTGGAGCGGCTGGAGCTGGACTCCCTGGCCCTCGCGGAGTTCGTGCTCCTCCTGCACGAACGCTGCGGCGTGAAGATCGACAAGGAGTACGCCGCCCGCACCACCACCGTCGCCGAGGTCGCTGACCACATCGACGCCCTGCGCGCAGGAGCGGTGACGTCGCCATGACAGCACCCGTGGCAATCACCGGGCTCGGCCTGCTCACCCCAGCGGGAGAAGGCGTCGATGCCACCTGGAACGCGGTCTGCGCCGGTGTGAGCACTGCGGGACCCGACCCAGCGCTCACCGGCCTGCCCGTCGACTTCTCCTGCCGCCTCCCCCTCTCGCAGGACGCCCTCGACCAGCGCGTCGGACGCACCGCCTGGCGCATGGCGCGGTACGCGAAGTTCGCGGTGCTCGCCGCACGCGAGGCCGTACGCGACGCCGGCCTCGATCCGCGAGCATGGAACGGCGACCGGGTCGCCGTCGTCATCGGCTGCGGGCTCGGAGGAGCCACGGAGCGGGAAGAACAGGGCAGACGTCTGGAGGAACTGGGCGCTGACATGGTCTCCGCCCTCACCATTCCGCTGATCATCCCGAACATGGCCGCCGGCGAGGTCTCCATCGATCTCAAGGCCCACGGGCCCAGCATGGCCCCGGCTACCGCCTGTGCCTCTGGCGCCACCGCCATCACCGTAGCCCGTGACCTACTGCTCACCGGCCAATGCGATGTCGCGCTTGCAGGAGCCGCAGAAGCGCCCATCAGCCGGCTGACGACCACCGGTTTCTGGCGCATGGGCGCTCTCTCCCAGCGCACCAACACGGTCACCGGAGCATCCCGGCCCTTCGCCGCCGACCGCGACGGCTTCGTCTTGGGCGAAGGCGCTGCCGTCCTCGTCCTGGAACGCACCGAAGACGCCGCCGCGCGCGGCATCCGCCCGCGCGCTCTGCTCGTGGGCTGCGGCAGCGCCTCGGACGCCTACCACCCCACGGCACCGGCGCAGGACGCCAACGGCGCTGAGAAAGCACTGCGCGCCGCCCTGACAGAGGCGCGACTGGCCCCGCACGATGTCGACCACGTCAACGCGCACGGCACCTCTACCCCGCTCGGGGACGCCGGCGAAGCAGCCCTGATCGCCCGCGTGCTGCCGCACCGCCCCAGCGTCACCGCGCCCAAGGGCGTCCTGGGGCACAGCTGCGGGGCGGCCGGCGCCATCGAGGCGGCCCTCACCGTGCTCACCCTCCAGCACCGCCGCATCCCGCCGATCGCCAACCTGACCGCCCCCGCGCCCGAGTTCGACATCGACTGCGTCACCAAACAACCGCGCGATCAGCAGGTGGAGACGGCCGTCAGCCACTCCTTCGGCTTCGGTGGCCACAACGTCGTCCTCGCCCTGTCAAGAGCTTCCTGACATCCGAACCGACCGCCACGACTCGTTGCGCCGGTCCGGATCAGCCGCCCACTGGAGTCTCGGATCACCAGGCGAAGGCCCCCGGCTGTCGCAGTCCCCCGGACGACCGTGCAGGACGAGTCCCATGAGCCGTAGGGAACCAACGTGAAGAACTCTCCGCGCAAACCCACTGTCGTCCGGTCAGGCGCATCCGTTCCGTGGCGAGTCACCGAGACGGTGACGGGGCTCCTCGTCCGCGTGCTCCTGCTGGCGGACGAGTTCGTGCTCTACGTGCTCCCCCGGCGGAAGAACAAGCGCGGAAGCCGCAGCAGGAGCTGATGCGTCCGATGGACCAGCCTGCGGGTTTGTCAGGCCCGCAGGTCGTCGTGGTGGTGGATCAGTACGCGAAAGTCACCCGAGTACCGGGCTTGTCGATGACGTAACCGTCAACCCGATCGTCGGGGGTGCCGGCCGGGTGGATCGTGGTGATCGGGCGGGCCTTGCGGTCCTTGGACCAAGCGCGGATGGCGTCGGTCAGGCGGTCGGCGAGCTGGGGGCCGACGGGGCCGTAGCCGGTGGCGCCGAGTTCCCAGCGGGCCGGGTCCTCGGTCTCGGTGCGGGTGATGGTGAGGTACGCGAGGGAGGTGCCCTCGGCAAGGGCCGGGGTTCGGGTGGGGATCACGAGCTTGATCAGGCCGCTGTCGATGGCGGCCTGGTCGGCGGCGATGCGGCAGGTGGCGGGGTCGGT of Kitasatospora viridis contains these proteins:
- a CDS encoding AMP-binding protein, which encodes MTVTAPDVFARLARLAEEPDATALISCRPGSSRTITRGQLLQGCRITAAALRTAGARPGHKAVVMTRDAYDLTTITYALWSIGAVPTLIEPRAEVGRCLREIAPDLFIGEPLAHLGRRVLGWGRGHVRLPLVTGPSFPGQRLALGRRLAVHTPDADGPPWQQEEPTDDDLAMIAFTSGSTGRPKGAEYRYATLAGQLEALATLLAPRPGDVLLAGFLPLVLFGPLLGLTTVTPAVNHLAPARTPPQGLIDPILRHQVTTIAASPAVLTLIAGHCARHDVRLPSARQALSFGAPLRPRLADALRRALPHDTKLRSVYGATECLPVSAITDHDLRTAAIQPPPGHTGTCLGHPLPGMQPQILDADATGLGEIAVSGPTVSPAYHGRPDADATAKITTSRGVLHRTGDMGRLDDQGQLWFLGRKAHLVTGSGFTLTTEDIETLADTTPGVRRTALVGLGPAGSQEPVLCVESLPSAPRATALDAVRTALRSHPEGHRIGALLLHPGFPTDPRHNSKIDRPRLAAWAAKRLRRRTR
- a CDS encoding NAD-dependent epimerase/dehydratase family protein, with translation MKVLVTGGSGFLGLEICRQLIARGSQTVSISRRPSAELANLGVRQYQVDITDTADLALLSRAAAGCEAVVHSAALAGASGPLRPYWRANVTGTLNVIAACRVQSVPALVHTSTASVVFRPGGLEGVNEDLPYPRRHLAAYTRTKAEAEALVLAAHSPKLATLALRPHIIWGPGDPHFAPALARAVRAGHLLMPGEGNNLIDTTHVRTAAHAHLLALDALQQPRQAGGRVYFIGQDDPRPLREITLRLLQAAGINARWRTVPPRLATATATVGEAYLRLTRSRRTHALSRLLVAEMLHPHHFDLTAARRDLRFEPPIGFDDGLDELTRTAPPALDNSKESPCRKPTTPSVPS
- a CDS encoding acyl carrier protein, translated to MSETYDAIRSLLTTAFRVPENEIHPQATLERLELDSLALAEFVLLLHERCGVKIDKEYAARTTTVAEVADHIDALRAGAVTSP
- a CDS encoding beta-ketoacyl-[acyl-carrier-protein] synthase family protein; the encoded protein is MTAPVAITGLGLLTPAGEGVDATWNAVCAGVSTAGPDPALTGLPVDFSCRLPLSQDALDQRVGRTAWRMARYAKFAVLAAREAVRDAGLDPRAWNGDRVAVVIGCGLGGATEREEQGRRLEELGADMVSALTIPLIIPNMAAGEVSIDLKAHGPSMAPATACASGATAITVARDLLLTGQCDVALAGAAEAPISRLTTTGFWRMGALSQRTNTVTGASRPFAADRDGFVLGEGAAVLVLERTEDAAARGIRPRALLVGCGSASDAYHPTAPAQDANGAEKALRAALTEARLAPHDVDHVNAHGTSTPLGDAGEAALIARVLPHRPSVTAPKGVLGHSCGAAGAIEAALTVLTLQHRRIPPIANLTAPAPEFDIDCVTKQPRDQQVETAVSHSFGFGGHNVVLALSRAS